The proteins below come from a single Planctomycetaceae bacterium genomic window:
- a CDS encoding DUF1501 domain-containing protein has product MIRSDEILSETRRHFFGSTATGLGAAALATLLNPDSGADDSESDPRQGLERFPNFPAKAKRVIYLFQSGAPSQLDLFDPKPRLADLRATELPDSIRQGQRLTGMTSSQSSFPVAPSIFPFSQHGQSGAWLSDLLPHTARIADELCFVRSMHTEAINHDPAITFFQTGAQLAGRPSMGAWLSYGLGSENGNLPAFIAMVSGSGDQPLYDRLWGSGFLPTRYQGVKFRSVGDPVLFLSNPPGIDSNVRRRFLNDLTSLNQLSLNEFHDPEIATRIAQYEMAFRMQTSVPELTDLSGEPKHVMDLYGPQAGQPGTFASNCLLARRLCERGVRFVQLFHRGWDQHTELPKNIRLRCEDTDQASAALITDLKQRGLLKDTLVIWGGEFGRTVYSQGKLTATDYGRDHHPRCFTVWLAGAGIRPGTTYGTTDDYGYNITQNPVHVHDLHATMLHCMGIDHTQLTFKFQGRHHRLTDVAGNVVHPILA; this is encoded by the coding sequence ATGATCCGAAGCGACGAAATACTTTCTGAAACACGACGTCATTTCTTCGGCAGCACGGCAACGGGACTTGGCGCAGCGGCGCTCGCGACATTGCTGAATCCGGATTCCGGCGCGGACGATTCCGAATCTGACCCGCGGCAGGGACTGGAACGGTTTCCCAACTTTCCGGCGAAAGCCAAACGGGTGATCTACCTGTTTCAGTCAGGAGCACCTTCGCAACTGGATCTGTTCGACCCGAAGCCGCGGCTGGCGGATCTGCGTGCGACGGAGCTGCCGGATTCCATTCGGCAGGGCCAGCGGCTGACGGGCATGACGTCGTCACAGTCGAGCTTCCCGGTCGCTCCGTCGATCTTTCCGTTTTCGCAACACGGGCAAAGCGGAGCGTGGCTCAGCGACCTGCTGCCGCATACTGCTCGCATCGCCGACGAACTGTGCTTTGTCCGATCGATGCACACGGAAGCGATCAACCACGACCCGGCGATCACGTTCTTTCAGACCGGCGCGCAGCTCGCGGGGCGGCCGAGCATGGGAGCCTGGCTGTCCTATGGCCTGGGAAGCGAAAACGGGAATCTGCCCGCATTCATCGCGATGGTTTCCGGCAGCGGTGATCAGCCTCTGTACGACCGCCTGTGGGGCAGCGGATTTCTGCCGACTCGCTACCAGGGCGTGAAATTCCGGTCGGTCGGCGATCCGGTGCTGTTCCTTTCCAATCCGCCGGGTATCGACAGCAACGTTCGGCGCCGCTTTTTGAATGACCTGACTTCGCTGAATCAGCTCAGCCTGAACGAATTTCACGATCCGGAAATCGCCACCCGGATCGCTCAATATGAAATGGCGTTCCGCATGCAGACGTCCGTGCCGGAACTGACCGACCTGTCCGGCGAACCGAAGCATGTGATGGATCTGTATGGCCCCCAGGCCGGTCAGCCCGGCACCTTCGCATCCAACTGCCTGCTGGCCAGACGACTGTGCGAACGCGGAGTTCGATTCGTTCAGTTGTTTCACCGCGGCTGGGATCAACACACCGAACTGCCGAAAAACATCCGCCTGCGCTGTGAAGACACGGATCAGGCCTCTGCCGCCCTGATCACGGATCTCAAGCAGCGGGGACTGCTGAAGGATACGCTGGTCATCTGGGGCGGCGAATTCGGACGCACGGTGTACTCGCAGGGAAAGCTGACCGCGACCGACTACGGCCGCGATCACCACCCGCGGTGCTTTACGGTCTGGCTGGCCGGCGCCGGAATTCGCCCCGGCACGACGTACGGCACGACCGATGATTACGGCTACAACATCACACAGAACCCCGTCCACGTTCACGACCTGCATGCCACGATGCTGCACTGCATGGGCATCGATCACACGCAGTTGACGTTCAAGTTTCAGGGACGCCATCATCGGCTGACCGACGTGGCTGGAAACGTGGTGCATCCAATTCTGGCATGA
- a CDS encoding SMP-30/gluconolactonase/LRE family protein, translating into MFKIRNVSVMLPALLLPAALLCCGQAGRADLPPTQHDIVPADSKLELLFDGCCALSEGVAVAPDGMLYFSDITFSHKCRDDFGNVEAGNIWKLDPKTKEATIFRSPSGMSNGLKFDAAGNLLAAEGADYGGRRVTRTDMKTGRTHVIAGLFQGRKFNSPNDISLDEKGRIYFSDPRYLGHETIDQPLQAVYRIDPDASIHRIITDVGKPNGVCVSPDQKSLYVVSNDNGSAGIEQLSEDTPTHKGQMALLAYDLSPAGEATFRKVLVDYYPQDGPDGLIADRDGNLYVAVRDVTRPGICVYSPDGTELAYIETEIPTNVGFGRGQDSRTLYITAGKSVYRIRLKKEGYQLPPVK; encoded by the coding sequence ATGTTCAAAATCAGGAATGTTTCTGTGATGCTGCCTGCGTTGCTGCTGCCCGCGGCGCTGTTGTGTTGCGGCCAGGCAGGACGTGCAGATCTGCCGCCGACGCAGCACGACATCGTCCCCGCCGACTCGAAGCTGGAACTGCTGTTCGACGGTTGCTGTGCTCTGAGCGAAGGTGTCGCTGTCGCGCCGGACGGGATGCTGTACTTCAGTGACATCACATTCTCGCACAAGTGCCGTGATGATTTCGGCAATGTGGAAGCCGGCAACATCTGGAAACTTGATCCGAAGACAAAGGAGGCCACGATCTTTCGGTCGCCCAGCGGCATGTCCAACGGTCTGAAGTTCGACGCCGCCGGGAATCTGTTAGCCGCGGAAGGAGCCGATTACGGCGGTCGCCGCGTGACGCGAACCGACATGAAAACAGGCCGCACTCACGTCATCGCCGGGTTGTTTCAGGGACGAAAGTTCAATTCGCCGAACGACATTTCCCTCGACGAAAAGGGACGCATCTACTTCAGCGACCCGCGATATCTGGGGCACGAAACGATCGATCAGCCGCTGCAGGCCGTGTACCGCATCGACCCTGACGCTTCCATTCACCGCATCATCACGGATGTCGGCAAACCCAACGGCGTTTGTGTTTCACCGGATCAGAAATCGCTGTACGTCGTCAGCAACGACAACGGTTCCGCCGGCATTGAACAGCTTTCGGAAGACACACCGACGCACAAGGGTCAGATGGCTCTTCTGGCATACGACCTGTCGCCGGCCGGCGAAGCGACGTTTCGCAAAGTGCTGGTGGATTATTATCCGCAGGATGGTCCGGACGGACTGATCGCCGACCGTGATGGCAACCTGTACGTGGCTGTCCGCGACGTGACTCGCCCCGGCATCTGCGTGTACTCGCCTGACGGCACGGAACTGGCCTACATCGAAACCGAAATTCCCACCAACGTGGGTTTCGGCCGCGGCCAGGACAGCCGCACCTTGTATATCACGGCCGGAAAAAGTGTGTACCGCATTCGTCTGAAGAAGGAAGGCTACCAACTGCCGCCTGTAAAATGA
- a CDS encoding DUF1553 domain-containing protein, protein MMSPTALLRGTLPFLLSLSGTFADEPAGRVDFSRDVQPILADKCFKCHGPDASQRVSELRLDTKAGAFAEHDGRRAIVPGSPQESELHRRITSDDPEQQMPPPDSGLTLDDAQIEMLTSWISQGASWQDHWAFVAPVAPPLPETTNTSWRINPIDDFILARLESEQIQPSAEADRKRLIRRVALDLTGLPPTISEVDDFVNDQSPQSYERLVDRLLQSPRYGERMAMQWLDAARYADTSGYQNDGPRDMWRWRDWVIDAFNNNQPYDDFTIEQLAGDLLPGATLEQRIATGFNRNHRGNAEGGIIPEEFQVEYVVDRVDTTATVWLGLTLGCARCHDHKYDPVTQREFYQVFAYFNNVPEHGRAIKEGNSPPYVVAPTSSQRRQLSQKQAAIAETERLVEALQPAFLEGQAAWEQSARSQLADEPNAITASGGRLVADGLVAHYELNDNLVNTIGDSDGDASDVAAGSVSGGSSTGRVVSQHDPDATVAAEFTAGVFGAAAKLDGSSIIEAGDLADFGYFDRLSIACWVRPDGSDGTLVSRMTPVDQGDGYYLHLQNGHVQLNLVKRWLDDCIRVETHRQLERGRWHHIVATYDGLRKASGIHLYIDGEPAELQVHLDAINQTFATKQPLRIGAGHRTFRGEIDDVRVYNRDLNPEEVRILATPSTIAELLAIPAGERNAGQAARLRAFYLEQHADKEIRNAHHRLRQQKSELRDFREQLPTVMVMEERSTPRDTYVLVRGQYDKPGERVTPGVPDIFPPLPADERNNRLALARWLVSPANPLTARVAVNRFWQHHFGAGLVRTTEDFGVQGERPTHPELLDWLATEFVRSGWDMKHMHKLIVMSATYRQSSRLTEDGLARDPENRLLARAPRLRLDAETIRDQALAVSGLLTERVGGPSVKPYQPPGLWEEIATDTEYRQSQGADLYRRSLYTYWKRTVAPPMMATFDATSRESCTVKRSRTNTPLQALAVMNDVTFLEAARVLAAQSLLKCGNDPKQRLSYAFQQATCRLPSTEELNVLLDSVEHYSAAFAADPDEARQLVSVGESPQSHDLDVPELAAYTLAASLILNLDCVVTRE, encoded by the coding sequence ATGATGAGTCCCACGGCATTGTTGCGCGGCACGCTGCCATTCCTGCTGAGCCTTTCCGGAACGTTCGCCGACGAACCGGCCGGTCGCGTTGACTTCAGCCGGGACGTTCAGCCGATCCTTGCCGACAAGTGTTTCAAATGCCACGGCCCCGACGCATCTCAGCGAGTCAGCGAATTGCGACTCGATACCAAAGCCGGCGCATTCGCCGAACACGACGGCCGCCGCGCGATCGTGCCAGGCAGCCCGCAGGAAAGCGAACTGCATCGCCGAATCACGTCCGATGATCCCGAGCAGCAGATGCCGCCGCCGGATTCAGGCCTTACTCTGGACGACGCTCAGATCGAAATGCTGACGTCGTGGATCAGCCAGGGAGCTTCGTGGCAGGATCACTGGGCCTTCGTGGCTCCGGTCGCGCCTCCGCTGCCGGAAACGACAAACACGTCGTGGCGCATCAATCCGATTGACGACTTCATCCTGGCCCGCCTGGAGTCCGAGCAAATTCAGCCGTCCGCGGAGGCCGACCGGAAACGCCTGATCCGACGCGTGGCGCTGGATCTGACCGGTCTGCCGCCGACGATCAGCGAAGTGGACGACTTCGTCAACGATCAAAGCCCGCAGTCCTACGAACGTCTGGTGGATCGGCTGCTGCAGTCTCCGCGATACGGCGAGAGAATGGCGATGCAGTGGCTGGATGCCGCGCGGTACGCCGACACCAGCGGCTACCAAAACGACGGTCCCCGCGACATGTGGCGGTGGCGAGATTGGGTGATTGACGCGTTCAACAACAACCAGCCGTACGATGATTTCACCATCGAACAGCTTGCCGGAGACCTGTTGCCTGGTGCGACGCTGGAACAGCGAATTGCCACCGGTTTCAACCGCAATCATCGCGGAAACGCCGAAGGCGGCATCATTCCCGAAGAGTTCCAGGTGGAATATGTCGTGGATCGCGTCGACACAACCGCAACCGTCTGGCTGGGACTGACTCTCGGCTGCGCGCGATGTCACGACCACAAGTACGACCCCGTCACGCAGCGGGAGTTCTACCAGGTCTTTGCGTACTTCAATAACGTTCCGGAACACGGCCGAGCCATCAAGGAAGGCAACTCTCCACCGTATGTCGTCGCTCCCACAAGCTCGCAGCGCCGGCAGCTTTCACAGAAGCAGGCCGCCATCGCCGAAACGGAACGTCTGGTCGAAGCGCTGCAGCCGGCGTTTCTCGAAGGTCAGGCGGCATGGGAGCAGTCAGCGCGAAGTCAGCTTGCCGACGAACCGAATGCCATCACCGCCAGCGGCGGACGGCTGGTGGCCGATGGCCTGGTGGCCCACTACGAACTGAACGACAACCTCGTCAACACGATCGGCGACAGCGATGGTGATGCCAGCGATGTGGCTGCCGGTTCTGTCAGCGGCGGCAGTTCAACAGGCCGCGTCGTGTCTCAGCATGACCCCGACGCGACGGTTGCCGCAGAATTCACTGCGGGAGTCTTTGGCGCCGCGGCGAAGCTCGACGGATCGTCGATCATCGAAGCCGGCGACTTGGCCGACTTCGGATACTTCGATCGGCTGTCCATCGCCTGCTGGGTTCGGCCGGACGGAAGCGACGGCACACTGGTTTCACGAATGACTCCGGTCGATCAGGGCGACGGCTACTACCTGCATTTGCAGAACGGCCACGTTCAACTGAACCTGGTCAAACGCTGGCTGGACGATTGCATCCGTGTCGAAACGCATCGTCAACTGGAACGCGGTCGCTGGCATCACATTGTCGCAACGTACGACGGACTGCGGAAAGCGAGCGGCATTCATCTTTACATCGACGGAGAACCCGCGGAACTGCAGGTTCACCTTGACGCCATCAACCAGACGTTTGCCACAAAACAGCCGCTGCGAATTGGTGCCGGACACCGAACGTTTCGCGGCGAGATCGACGACGTGCGAGTTTACAACCGCGACCTGAATCCCGAAGAAGTCCGCATCCTGGCAACGCCTTCCACAATTGCGGAACTGCTGGCCATCCCTGCCGGCGAACGAAACGCCGGACAGGCCGCGCGGCTGCGAGCCTTTTATCTTGAGCAGCACGCTGACAAGGAAATTCGCAACGCGCATCACCGGTTGCGACAACAGAAATCCGAACTCCGGGATTTCCGGGAGCAACTGCCGACGGTCATGGTGATGGAAGAACGCAGCACTCCGCGCGACACGTATGTCCTTGTTCGCGGGCAATACGACAAGCCGGGAGAACGCGTGACGCCGGGCGTACCGGACATTTTTCCGCCGCTGCCCGCGGATGAACGCAACAATCGTCTGGCGCTGGCCAGGTGGCTGGTCAGTCCGGCGAATCCGCTGACGGCTCGCGTTGCAGTGAATCGGTTCTGGCAGCATCATTTCGGAGCCGGCCTGGTCCGCACCACGGAAGACTTCGGCGTTCAGGGAGAACGGCCGACGCACCCGGAACTGCTGGACTGGCTGGCCACGGAGTTTGTCCGTTCCGGCTGGGACATGAAACACATGCACAAGCTGATCGTGATGAGCGCCACGTATCGGCAATCGTCACGGCTGACGGAAGACGGACTGGCGCGCGATCCGGAGAACCGTCTGCTGGCAAGAGCTCCCCGACTGCGACTCGACGCGGAAACGATTCGCGATCAGGCACTGGCCGTCAGCGGATTGCTGACGGAACGCGTCGGCGGTCCTTCGGTCAAGCCTTACCAGCCGCCGGGTCTGTGGGAAGAGATTGCCACGGACACCGAATACCGGCAATCACAGGGAGCGGACCTGTACCGACGAAGTCTTTACACATACTGGAAGCGAACCGTTGCGCCGCCGATGATGGCCACGTTCGACGCGACCTCCCGCGAATCCTGCACCGTCAAGCGTTCGCGCACCAACACGCCGCTGCAGGCTCTGGCGGTGATGAACGACGTGACGTTTTTGGAAGCCGCTCGAGTCCTGGCGGCGCAGTCTCTGCTGAAATGCGGCAATGACCCGAAGCAGCGATTGTCGTATGCCTTTCAGCAGGCGACGTGCCGTCTGCCGAGTACCGAGGAACTGAACGTACTGCTGGATTCTGTGGAGCATTATTCGGCAGCGTTCGCTGCGGACCCCGATGAAGCCCGGCAGCTTGTCAGTGTCGGCGAATCGCCGCAGAGTCACGACCTGGACGTGCCGGAACTGGCCGCGTACACCCTGGCGGCCAGTCTGATTCTGAATCTGGATTGTGTGGTGACAAGAGAATAG
- a CDS encoding SDR family oxidoreductase has translation MTTDSRPLAEQVAWVTGSSRGLGRVMAEELARLGASVAVHGTRPDSPATFNEGSTMDELAGQIAAMSGSHVMATWGDVTSEDDVERIAGEIRARWRQIDILVCCAGGDIGAGGTSTGRGGRPAGDDCLEISLDDLKSVMDRNLLGTMLCCRAVAKPMMTRKSGRIITIGSIAGCVGRPAGSIYGVAKAGVHAWTRCLAEQLRPFNIPVNCVAPGGTVTERFLRIHEIDDRLLATEGTLDRYGRPEEIASVVGFLCTDAARFVSGQIIRVDGASQTFAG, from the coding sequence ATGACGACAGACAGCAGGCCGCTGGCCGAACAGGTCGCATGGGTCACAGGTTCGTCGCGGGGACTGGGTCGCGTGATGGCGGAAGAGCTTGCCCGGCTGGGAGCCTCGGTCGCCGTTCACGGAACTCGCCCCGACAGCCCTGCCACGTTCAACGAAGGCAGCACCATGGACGAACTTGCCGGACAGATCGCAGCGATGTCCGGAAGCCATGTGATGGCGACGTGGGGCGACGTCACCAGTGAGGACGACGTTGAACGAATCGCCGGCGAAATTCGCGCCAGGTGGCGGCAGATCGACATCCTGGTCTGCTGCGCCGGAGGTGATATCGGTGCCGGCGGAACGAGTACCGGACGCGGAGGCAGGCCGGCCGGCGATGACTGCCTGGAAATCTCGCTGGACGACCTGAAGAGCGTGATGGACCGGAATCTGCTGGGCACAATGCTGTGCTGCCGCGCGGTCGCAAAGCCGATGATGACTCGAAAGTCGGGCCGGATCATCACCATCGGCAGCATCGCCGGCTGTGTCGGACGCCCGGCGGGTTCGATCTACGGCGTCGCCAAAGCGGGTGTTCACGCGTGGACGCGGTGCCTGGCCGAACAACTGCGGCCCTTCAACATCCCCGTGAACTGTGTCGCTCCGGGAGGCACGGTCACAGAGCGCTTCCTGCGGATTCACGAAATCGATGACCGGCTGCTGGCGACCGAAGGTACTCTGGACCGCTACGGCCGCCCGGAAGAAATCGCTTCTGTCGTTGGATTCCTGTGTACCGACGCCGCACGATTCGTCAGCGGACAGATCATCCGCGTCGACGGGGCCAGCCAGACGTTTGCGGGCTGA
- a CDS encoding PQQ-dependent sugar dehydrogenase — protein sequence MNRPGRELCLPAVFLILLLCSDVSAQNADSFNTKRRVPWTTSRVTGTPDPPAPYRTVNAFPKLTFDEPVGMTSAPGTERLFVLERFGRLLSFENRNDASRADVLLDLRDGENIHFMGFAFHPKFPENGQVFVTLQVHPEDPQGMRVSRFTAAGDGTMKFDPQSQEVVIEWPSGGHTGGCLKFGPDGMLYVCTGDSSGIADQLLTGQDIGDLSASILRIDVDRHDPGLPYAIPPDNPFVGVDNARGEIWAYGLRQPWKISFDSATGDLWTGNVGQDLWEQIFLIERGGNYGWSVMEGGHTFRPDRERGPTPFVAPVVEHDHAEFRSITGGFVYHGKRLPELSGAYIYGDYDTGKIWMFRYDRDTKQVSEHRELVDSALRLVGFGEDHSGELFLVDHMSGLINRLEKNPDADTSINFPRLLSQTGLFSSVANHEVANGVIPYDVIAPQWIDGAAKERYLALPGDSKIEFDGITYPQPAPGAPHGWKFPDGTVAMETISLEMEPGNPASQRRLETRLLHYEQLLGSESVGDQLWRGYTYIWNEDQTDAVLLEEPLGKDVALTIQDPSAPGGKRTQTWHFPGRAECMVCHNMAAKYVLGINTLQLNRDFEYDGTTSNQLQVFDELSLFATSLPESPDTLPALDDYRDPARDVSRRARSYLHANCSHCHRKWGGGNGDFLLLATVTQDEMGIADERPRQGGFLIPDARLLAPGDPYRSVLFYRISKLGPGRMPRLGSNLIDHAGMNLIHEWIAEQAPAASDDTIGDTIASLDSLTGDALAQSIDGLLTTTPGAMRLMRATDSNVLNAAVRKQVIERAANSSADHIRDLFEGFLPEEMRPKRLGTIIQPETILALEGDIERGKALFLTGASVQCRNCHKINGQGTEIGPDLSGAGKKYPERSRLLDTILNPSREIDPKYQVHLVQTTNGKVATGLLVKRDDQQVVLKDTKGALTVFSADEVEELVPQQQSMMPDLLLRDMTAAQVADLVAYLSSLTQDSASSP from the coding sequence ATGAATCGTCCAGGACGTGAACTGTGTCTGCCGGCCGTTTTCCTCATATTACTTCTGTGTTCGGACGTGTCCGCTCAGAACGCGGATTCGTTCAACACGAAACGCCGCGTGCCGTGGACGACGTCACGGGTCACAGGCACGCCTGATCCGCCGGCGCCGTATCGAACCGTCAACGCGTTTCCAAAGCTGACATTCGACGAACCGGTCGGCATGACTTCCGCCCCGGGAACGGAGCGACTGTTTGTCCTTGAGCGCTTCGGCCGGCTTCTGTCGTTTGAAAATCGCAACGACGCCAGTCGCGCCGACGTGTTGCTGGACCTGCGCGACGGCGAAAACATCCATTTCATGGGCTTCGCCTTCCATCCGAAGTTTCCGGAAAACGGACAGGTCTTCGTCACGCTGCAGGTGCATCCCGAAGATCCGCAAGGCATGCGGGTTTCACGATTCACGGCGGCGGGTGACGGGACCATGAAGTTTGATCCGCAGTCGCAGGAAGTCGTGATTGAATGGCCGTCCGGAGGACACACCGGCGGCTGTTTGAAATTCGGACCGGACGGAATGCTTTACGTCTGCACGGGCGATTCCAGCGGCATCGCTGACCAGTTGCTGACCGGTCAGGACATCGGCGACCTGTCGGCATCGATCCTGCGCATCGACGTCGATCGGCACGATCCCGGACTGCCGTATGCGATTCCGCCGGACAACCCGTTCGTCGGCGTCGACAACGCTCGCGGAGAAATCTGGGCGTACGGTCTGCGGCAGCCGTGGAAAATTTCCTTCGACTCCGCGACCGGTGACCTGTGGACGGGAAACGTCGGGCAGGATCTTTGGGAACAGATTTTTCTGATTGAACGAGGCGGAAACTACGGTTGGAGCGTCATGGAAGGCGGGCACACATTTCGGCCCGATCGCGAACGCGGACCGACGCCGTTCGTGGCGCCGGTTGTCGAACACGATCACGCGGAATTTCGATCGATCACCGGCGGATTCGTGTATCACGGCAAAAGGCTGCCGGAGCTCTCGGGGGCCTACATCTACGGCGACTACGACACCGGCAAAATCTGGATGTTCCGCTACGACCGCGACACGAAGCAGGTCTCCGAACATCGCGAACTTGTGGATTCCGCGCTGCGGCTGGTGGGCTTCGGCGAGGATCATTCCGGCGAGCTGTTCCTGGTCGACCACATGAGCGGCCTGATCAACCGACTGGAAAAGAATCCGGACGCGGACACCAGCATCAACTTCCCTCGACTGCTGAGTCAGACCGGGCTGTTTTCGTCCGTTGCCAATCATGAAGTTGCAAACGGCGTGATCCCCTATGACGTCATCGCTCCGCAGTGGATCGACGGGGCGGCGAAGGAACGGTACCTGGCACTTCCCGGCGATTCGAAAATCGAATTCGACGGTATCACCTATCCGCAACCGGCTCCTGGTGCTCCTCACGGCTGGAAGTTTCCCGACGGAACGGTGGCGATGGAGACAATCTCCCTGGAGATGGAACCCGGGAATCCGGCCAGCCAACGTCGATTGGAAACGCGGCTGCTGCACTACGAACAGCTTCTCGGCAGCGAATCCGTGGGTGACCAGTTGTGGCGCGGCTACACCTACATCTGGAACGAAGATCAGACGGACGCCGTCCTGCTGGAAGAGCCGCTCGGCAAAGATGTCGCACTGACGATTCAGGATCCGTCGGCACCAGGCGGAAAACGCACCCAGACCTGGCACTTTCCTGGACGAGCCGAATGCATGGTGTGTCACAATATGGCCGCCAAGTACGTGCTGGGAATCAACACGCTGCAGCTAAACCGCGACTTCGAGTACGATGGCACAACCAGCAATCAGCTTCAGGTCTTTGACGAACTCAGTCTGTTTGCCACAAGTCTGCCGGAATCGCCGGATACCCTGCCCGCTCTCGACGACTACCGTGATCCCGCCCGCGACGTTTCCCGGCGTGCTCGCTCCTATCTGCATGCAAACTGCTCGCACTGTCACCGCAAATGGGGCGGAGGCAATGGCGACTTTCTGCTGCTGGCCACCGTGACTCAGGACGAAATGGGAATCGCCGACGAACGCCCGCGGCAGGGAGGATTCCTGATTCCCGACGCGCGCCTGCTGGCTCCTGGTGACCCTTATCGCAGCGTGCTGTTCTATCGGATTTCGAAGCTGGGACCCGGTCGCATGCCGCGGCTGGGGTCGAATCTCATCGATCACGCCGGGATGAACCTGATTCACGAATGGATCGCCGAACAGGCTCCTGCCGCATCGGATGACACCATTGGCGACACGATCGCCTCACTGGATTCGCTTACCGGTGATGCGCTGGCCCAGTCCATCGACGGCCTGCTGACGACGACTCCCGGAGCCATGCGGCTGATGCGCGCCACCGATTCGAATGTTCTGAACGCCGCTGTTCGAAAGCAGGTAATCGAACGCGCAGCAAACAGCTCGGCCGATCATATCCGGGACCTGTTCGAAGGATTCCTTCCCGAAGAAATGCGACCCAAACGCCTGGGGACCATCATTCAGCCGGAAACTATCCTGGCCCTGGAAGGAGACATCGAACGTGGAAAGGCCCTGTTCCTGACAGGCGCCAGCGTGCAGTGCCGCAATTGCCACAAGATCAACGGACAGGGAACCGAAATCGGCCCCGACCTCAGCGGGGCGGGAAAGAAATACCCGGAACGCAGCCGGCTGCTGGACACGATTCTGAATCCGTCCCGGGAAATCGATCCGAAGTACCAGGTTCATCTGGTCCAGACGACCAACGGAAAAGTGGCGACCGGCCTGCTGGTGAAGCGAGACGATCAGCAGGTCGTGCTGAAAGACACCAAAGGTGCTCTGACCGTATTCTCAGCAGACGAAGTGGAAGAACTCGTCCCGCAACAGCAGTCCATGATGCCGGACCTGCTGCTGCGAGACATGACCGCCGCACAGGTCGCCGACCTGGTCGCCTACCTGTCCAGCCTGACGCAGGATTCCGCATCATCGCCGTAG
- a CDS encoding group 1 truncated hemoglobin → MSDETETLYDRIGGAATVSRLVDKFYSRILNDPQLRPFFADTSIERLTSMQKEFFAAALDGPVRRTDLDLAYIHQGRGIRRRHFSLFVNHLIAVLEDEEIIDNRDAMDIVDRISTYVDEIIGEAGGSGD, encoded by the coding sequence ATGTCCGACGAAACTGAAACTCTGTATGACCGGATCGGCGGAGCGGCCACCGTGTCGCGACTGGTCGACAAGTTCTATTCACGCATATTGAACGATCCCCAGTTGCGACCGTTCTTCGCCGACACGTCCATTGAGCGTCTGACGTCGATGCAGAAGGAGTTCTTTGCCGCGGCGCTGGATGGTCCGGTTCGCCGCACCGATCTGGACCTTGCCTATATCCATCAGGGCCGCGGCATCCGGCGGCGTCACTTCAGTTTGTTCGTAAACCACCTGATCGCCGTACTGGAAGACGAAGAAATCATCGACAACCGCGACGCGATGGACATCGTCGACAGAATCTCGACCTACGTTGACGAGATTATCGGCGAGGCCGGCGGTTCGGGAGATTAG